The following proteins are co-located in the Paludibaculum fermentans genome:
- a CDS encoding carbohydrate-binding family 6 protein, giving the protein MNRSLLIHPLRTKHVTGFCVLLCALAGTVWAAPGISIKVDPAAGGPGRFAEAEIRRTAAERGVPVAAAGAPAPAGTTVITLAVAAGAEAQSYEIQVRRQDGRATIHVRGADPAGAMYGGLDVAEAIHTSTLDMMKDSSHKPHIAQRGIKFNIPLDVRTPSYSDPSDAAQANIPEMWSIEFWREFFDDMARHRYNVISLWNLHPFPSLVKVPEFPHVALDDVWRTTAKLDEKFDNAGNDFVRPEMLAKHEVVKKLSIQEKIRFWREVMQLARDRGIDVYFFTWNIFLHGAEGKDGITSDKGAPRTIEYFRASVRETIRTYPLLAGIGITAGESMPMSIGGMSKEQWLWTTYGEGIRDALKDNPQRKFRLIHRFHMTGLTEIQETFKELPCTLDLSFKYAIAHMYSVPRPTMIDPLLPLLSPQLRSWLTVRNDDIYSFRWADLDYARAFIKAMPGPDKIAGFYMGPDGYIWGRDFLSKDASSPRQTVMHKQWLSFAMWGRLAFEPDLPEATFSRLIAARFPGADVATLTEAWANASKTFPYITRFFWGDIDLKWFPEASRRKAGYYNVRHFIEGGTMPGAGVLNIIEWRNGLLSRKMPGGVTPLEIASTLAKNATQALLALPRLRRGGVAAIGNGKEYAATLDDMEAMAHLGLYYAEKINGACELAVFDKTGEAARQAAAAQHLTAALEHWKHYSAAYTRQYVQPVLYNRSGWVDIPKLTEEVAADVQMARDWKPGTIDEAAIQRSGTEAGFKK; this is encoded by the coding sequence ATGAACCGATCCTTGTTGATCCATCCGCTCCGGACGAAGCATGTCACCGGCTTCTGTGTACTGCTGTGCGCTCTGGCGGGCACGGTGTGGGCCGCGCCCGGTATCTCGATCAAGGTCGACCCGGCAGCGGGTGGTCCCGGCCGGTTCGCTGAGGCGGAGATCCGCCGCACGGCGGCCGAGCGCGGGGTCCCCGTCGCCGCCGCTGGTGCCCCCGCGCCGGCCGGAACAACGGTGATCACGCTCGCCGTGGCTGCCGGCGCCGAGGCTCAAAGCTACGAGATACAGGTGCGGCGTCAAGATGGAAGGGCCACGATCCACGTACGCGGCGCCGACCCGGCCGGAGCAATGTACGGAGGGCTCGATGTCGCAGAGGCGATTCATACCTCGACGCTCGACATGATGAAGGACTCCAGCCACAAGCCCCACATCGCCCAGCGCGGCATCAAGTTCAACATCCCCCTGGATGTGCGGACACCCAGTTATTCAGACCCCTCCGACGCGGCGCAGGCGAACATCCCCGAGATGTGGAGCATCGAGTTCTGGCGCGAGTTCTTCGACGACATGGCGCGCCACCGCTACAACGTCATCTCGCTCTGGAACCTCCACCCCTTCCCCAGTCTCGTAAAGGTCCCCGAATTTCCCCATGTGGCGCTGGATGATGTCTGGCGCACCACTGCCAAACTGGACGAGAAGTTCGATAACGCAGGGAATGACTTTGTGCGGCCGGAGATGCTGGCGAAGCACGAGGTAGTGAAGAAGCTGTCCATTCAGGAGAAGATCCGGTTCTGGCGCGAGGTAATGCAACTGGCCAGGGACCGGGGCATCGACGTGTACTTCTTCACCTGGAATATCTTCCTCCATGGGGCCGAGGGCAAAGATGGCATCACCTCCGACAAGGGCGCTCCGCGCACAATCGAGTATTTCCGTGCCAGCGTCCGCGAGACGATCAGGACTTATCCGTTGCTCGCCGGCATCGGCATCACAGCCGGCGAGAGCATGCCCATGAGCATCGGAGGCATGAGCAAGGAGCAATGGCTCTGGACGACTTACGGCGAAGGAATTCGCGACGCGCTGAAGGACAACCCTCAACGCAAATTCCGTTTGATCCACCGCTTCCACATGACGGGGCTGACCGAGATTCAGGAGACGTTCAAAGAACTGCCGTGCACCCTGGACCTGAGCTTCAAGTACGCCATTGCGCACATGTACTCAGTGCCCCGGCCCACGATGATCGATCCGTTGCTGCCGTTGCTCTCGCCCCAACTGCGAAGCTGGCTCACCGTCCGCAATGACGACATTTACAGCTTCCGCTGGGCCGACCTCGACTACGCGCGCGCCTTCATCAAGGCGATGCCCGGACCCGACAAGATCGCGGGCTTCTACATGGGCCCGGACGGCTACATCTGGGGCCGGGACTTCCTGAGCAAAGACGCGTCGTCGCCCCGCCAGACCGTGATGCACAAACAGTGGCTCTCCTTCGCGATGTGGGGCCGTCTCGCCTTCGAGCCGGATTTGCCGGAGGCCACCTTCTCCCGGCTCATCGCCGCCCGTTTCCCTGGAGCCGATGTGGCCACGCTGACAGAGGCCTGGGCAAATGCATCGAAGACATTTCCGTACATCACCAGGTTCTTCTGGGGCGACATCGACCTGAAGTGGTTTCCCGAGGCGAGCCGAAGGAAGGCCGGCTACTACAACGTCCGCCACTTCATCGAAGGCGGCACCATGCCAGGCGCGGGCGTCCTGAACATCATCGAGTGGAGGAACGGCCTGCTGTCCCGGAAGATGCCCGGCGGAGTGACACCGCTGGAAATCGCTTCCACCCTGGCGAAGAATGCCACTCAGGCGCTGCTGGCCCTGCCGCGGTTGAGACGTGGCGGAGTGGCTGCCATCGGCAACGGAAAAGAGTACGCAGCCACGCTCGACGACATGGAAGCCATGGCGCACCTGGGCCTGTACTACGCCGAGAAGATCAACGGCGCGTGCGAACTGGCTGTGTTCGACAAGACAGGCGAGGCCGCGAGGCAGGCGGCTGCGGCGCAACACCTCACCGCTGCCCTGGAGCATTGGAAGCACTACTCGGCCGCCTATACCCGGCAGTATGTTCAACCGGTGCTCTATAACCGCAGCGGTTGGGTGGACATCCCGAAGCTGACGGAAGAGGTGGCCGCGGATGTGCAAATGGCCCGGGATTGGAAGCCCGGCACGATCGACGAGGCAGCGATCCAGCGGTCAGGCACGGAGGCCGGATTCAAGAAGTAG
- a CDS encoding mandelate racemase/muconate lactonizing enzyme family protein, translating into MLGPLLRRRDLLAGALFAASGKLAIRKLTTRKHSIQNRDYLFLEMETDAGITGLGEGSISGRVEIVEKAIEWFTPFLTGKDPAGIEDHWNRNYYEFSRYRDGSVLMTALAAVDIALWDIAGKRLGEPVWRLLGSSSPKPMRVYYSHWSQGLEPRTPERLAELAAQTRAAGWTCLKWVLPKGGTEAERLRRLVAEVEAVRKGGGPDLEIGLEMWETFTVRSAIDFANAVGPFRPLFIEEPTWREMPQALGEIAAKSPVALAGGEGLVSRYEFKHLLDAKGARILQPDVIHCGGITEIRKIASLGEVYGAEMAPHMYYGPIAHVASLQSMAGVRSFLMQEWDAGMESTFSGITRGTFPVARNGQVTLPDKPGLGLEMDWAELDRRFPYRSQSLRPPGGR; encoded by the coding sequence ATGCTTGGCCCCCTGCTCCGCCGGAGAGACCTGCTGGCCGGCGCGCTGTTCGCCGCCTCCGGCAAGCTCGCGATCCGCAAGCTCACGACGAGAAAACACTCCATCCAGAACCGCGACTACCTGTTTCTCGAAATGGAAACCGATGCGGGTATCACCGGGTTGGGTGAGGGCTCGATCTCGGGTCGAGTTGAGATTGTCGAGAAGGCGATCGAATGGTTCACGCCTTTCCTCACGGGCAAGGACCCCGCCGGGATCGAGGATCATTGGAACCGGAACTACTACGAATTCTCGCGTTACCGTGACGGCTCCGTTCTGATGACGGCGCTGGCGGCTGTCGACATCGCCCTGTGGGACATCGCCGGCAAACGCCTGGGGGAGCCGGTCTGGCGGCTGCTGGGATCATCGAGTCCCAAACCCATGCGCGTCTATTACAGCCATTGGAGCCAGGGGTTGGAGCCACGCACTCCGGAGCGCCTGGCGGAACTGGCGGCCCAAACGCGCGCGGCCGGGTGGACGTGTCTCAAGTGGGTCTTGCCCAAGGGTGGGACGGAAGCGGAGCGCTTGCGCCGCCTGGTGGCGGAAGTGGAAGCGGTTAGAAAGGGCGGGGGCCCGGATCTCGAGATCGGGCTGGAGATGTGGGAGACGTTTACGGTGCGTTCCGCAATCGACTTCGCGAACGCGGTGGGTCCGTTTCGTCCCTTGTTCATCGAAGAGCCAACCTGGCGCGAGATGCCGCAGGCGCTGGGCGAGATTGCGGCGAAGAGTCCGGTGGCGCTGGCGGGCGGGGAAGGGCTTGTGTCCCGCTACGAGTTCAAGCACTTGCTGGATGCCAAGGGTGCGAGGATCCTGCAGCCGGACGTGATCCACTGCGGCGGGATCACGGAGATCCGCAAGATCGCCTCGCTGGGTGAAGTTTATGGCGCGGAGATGGCGCCGCACATGTACTACGGCCCTATCGCGCATGTGGCCTCCCTGCAATCGATGGCGGGTGTGCGCAGCTTCCTGATGCAGGAGTGGGACGCCGGTATGGAGTCCACGTTCAGCGGCATCACGCGCGGGACATTTCCAGTTGCCAGGAATGGCCAGGTGACGCTGCCGGACAAGCCCGGCCTGGGGCTGGAGATGGATTGGGCGGAACTCGACCGGCGATTCCCTTATCGAAGTCAGAGCCTGCGCCCACCTGGCGGACGGTAG
- a CDS encoding alpha/beta hydrolase: MKLRLTLVLAGLVSSLIPALAADPAQKQSIAQREFFYIGGRYRGAGAGEVMTGQMYVEVLRPVKIRRRYPLVLIHGAGQTATNWMGTPDGRAGWADYFLSEGYVVYMVDQPARGRSAWHSSTNPMLTAMSPAMVAQRFTAPEVNGNWPQAKKHTQWPGSGPGKGQKGDPIFDAFYATQVEYVASNAETEPMMQAASTALLDRIGPAVILTHSQAGLFGWPLADARPKLVKGIVAVEPSGPPFEDVLTGVDGKARAWGLTDFPLTYDPPATGASDLKVVRDAGPDGPGLATCWKQADPPRQLPNLKDIPVLIVTSEASYHAAYDHCTARYLSQAGVRNTHLRLTDVGIRGNGHMMMLEKNSAEIAAKLHQWIAANVK; this comes from the coding sequence TTCCTTGATCCCTGCCCTTGCCGCCGATCCTGCCCAAAAACAGTCCATCGCGCAGCGCGAATTCTTCTACATCGGCGGGCGATACCGCGGGGCAGGCGCCGGCGAGGTGATGACGGGCCAGATGTATGTCGAGGTCCTGCGCCCGGTAAAGATAAGGCGCAGGTACCCGCTGGTCTTGATTCACGGTGCAGGGCAGACGGCTACTAACTGGATGGGTACGCCGGATGGCCGCGCGGGGTGGGCCGATTACTTCCTCTCCGAGGGCTATGTGGTCTACATGGTGGATCAACCTGCCCGCGGACGTTCGGCTTGGCATTCGTCGACCAACCCCATGCTTACGGCCATGTCTCCCGCAATGGTCGCGCAGCGATTCACCGCGCCTGAGGTCAACGGTAATTGGCCGCAGGCGAAGAAACATACGCAGTGGCCGGGCTCCGGTCCGGGCAAGGGCCAAAAGGGCGATCCGATCTTCGACGCCTTTTACGCGACTCAGGTCGAATATGTCGCCAGCAACGCCGAGACCGAGCCCATGATGCAGGCTGCCAGCACAGCTCTCCTGGATCGAATCGGGCCCGCTGTCATTCTGACGCATTCGCAGGCGGGACTGTTCGGCTGGCCGCTGGCGGATGCCAGACCAAAGCTGGTGAAAGGGATCGTGGCAGTGGAACCATCGGGACCGCCCTTTGAAGACGTTTTGACGGGAGTGGACGGGAAAGCTCGTGCCTGGGGGTTGACGGATTTTCCTCTTACGTATGATCCACCGGCGACTGGGGCCAGCGACCTGAAAGTCGTGCGTGATGCGGGGCCGGACGGCCCTGGGCTCGCGACTTGCTGGAAACAGGCCGATCCGCCGCGCCAGTTGCCGAATCTGAAGGACATTCCGGTGCTGATCGTGACGTCCGAGGCTTCCTACCACGCCGCTTACGATCACTGCACCGCAAGATATCTAAGCCAAGCAGGGGTGAGGAATACCCATCTGCGTTTGACGGATGTCGGAATTCGCGGCAACGGGCACATGATGATGTTGGAAAAGAACAGCGCCGAAATCGCCGCGAAACTTCACCAGTGGATCGCAGCGAATGTGAAATGA
- a CDS encoding alpha/beta hydrolase family protein produces MVFHRYSRFLATTLSICALSYAQSAAPRYFSVPGADAPELARRGAHSVGVRTLELVHSGQVDILKFDRESGKAPTYDRPLTVEIWYPATIPAGQQEQTSYQSALPGNAPAGTPKTFEIAGKALRDAPAEQGQAFPLVVVSHGYPGSRTFLSYLTENLASKGYVVAAIDHTDSVFGAVKGFQSTLLNRSLDQLFTVEALAKLAGASDNFLHGLLDASRVAIVGYSMGGYGALASGGAGYSAASAIARMVPGGYFNKLLAGSPEFEGLHRENLKAIVAIAPWGGQPPQNAWDKAGLAGIRVPSLFIDGDQDDISDYAAGVKPAFEGAVHSDRWMLVYENARHNVGGNPPPPEALAEFSTQESFDEPVWRKDRIAAINQHFITAFLDLQLKGDESRRAYLDVPVVRSNDGAWPLARGERPGAAYNQGTGKDGQTYWKGFQRRWALGLQLHHLTPAAKP; encoded by the coding sequence ATGGTCTTCCACCGCTACAGCCGCTTTCTCGCCACGACGCTCTCGATCTGCGCGCTGAGTTATGCCCAATCCGCTGCCCCGCGCTACTTCAGCGTGCCCGGGGCAGATGCACCGGAACTGGCCCGGAGGGGCGCACACTCCGTCGGCGTGCGGACGCTGGAACTGGTCCACTCCGGACAGGTGGATATCCTCAAGTTTGACAGGGAGTCAGGCAAGGCGCCCACCTACGACCGCCCCCTCACGGTGGAGATCTGGTACCCGGCCACCATCCCGGCCGGCCAACAGGAGCAGACTTCTTATCAAAGCGCCCTGCCCGGCAATGCCCCGGCCGGCACGCCGAAGACCTTCGAAATCGCGGGCAAAGCCTTGCGGGACGCTCCTGCCGAGCAGGGTCAGGCTTTTCCGCTGGTGGTCGTCTCCCATGGGTACCCGGGGTCCCGAACATTCCTCAGCTACCTCACTGAGAACCTGGCGTCGAAAGGGTACGTCGTCGCTGCGATCGATCACACCGATTCCGTCTTTGGCGCGGTGAAAGGCTTTCAGAGCACGTTGCTCAATCGCTCCCTCGACCAGTTATTCACGGTGGAGGCCCTCGCCAAGCTGGCCGGCGCGTCGGACAACTTCCTGCACGGCCTGCTCGACGCCTCGCGAGTCGCCATCGTCGGCTACTCGATGGGCGGGTACGGAGCCCTGGCGAGCGGCGGGGCAGGTTATAGCGCAGCCAGTGCCATCGCGCGAATGGTACCAGGTGGCTACTTCAACAAGTTGCTCGCCGGCAGTCCTGAGTTCGAGGGCCTCCACCGCGAGAACCTGAAAGCGATTGTCGCGATTGCCCCCTGGGGCGGGCAACCCCCGCAGAATGCCTGGGACAAAGCCGGGCTGGCTGGCATTCGTGTCCCCTCGCTATTCATCGACGGCGACCAGGATGACATCTCGGACTATGCGGCCGGAGTGAAGCCGGCCTTTGAAGGGGCAGTCCACTCCGACCGTTGGATGCTGGTCTACGAGAATGCCCGGCACAACGTGGGCGGGAATCCGCCTCCGCCCGAGGCTCTTGCCGAGTTCAGCACCCAGGAGAGCTTCGACGAGCCGGTCTGGCGCAAGGATCGCATCGCCGCCATCAATCAACACTTCATCACCGCGTTCCTGGATCTCCAGTTGAAGGGTGACGAAAGCCGCCGCGCTTACCTCGATGTGCCGGTGGTCCGGTCCAACGATGGAGCCTGGCCTCTGGCCCGCGGCGAACGGCCAGGCGCTGCCTACAATCAAGGCACGGGTAAGGACGGCCAGACGTATTGGAAGGGGTTCCAGCGGCGTTGGGCCCTCGGCCTCCAACTGCATCACCTGACACCCGCCGCCAAGCCCTGA
- a CDS encoding RluA family pseudouridine synthase yields the protein MLNQGYPCTTIIGSKHHGQMLLLHLASLYPHSTAQAWQQRLNNGEVTLNGVTALGSESLAAGQTLVWNRPPWIEPDAPCHFEVLWEDPYLLAVNKPSGLPTLPGGGFMENTLLRLVQKQSPTANPVHRLGRATSGIVLFAKTPQAAAYLNANWNTSRVQKIYRALAQNAAQQDVYEILTPIGLVPHPRIGSVWAANPGGKPSKSLAKVIARTASATMFEVTLYSGRPHQIRIHLASIGHPLVGDPLYGPTGQPLENLPGLPGDGGYFLHAQYLNLRHPISGEPINLEAALPSGFSLDQ from the coding sequence ATGCTCAACCAGGGCTATCCGTGCACCACAATCATCGGCAGCAAACACCATGGGCAAATGCTGCTCCTGCACCTGGCCAGCCTCTACCCCCACTCCACTGCGCAAGCCTGGCAGCAGAGGCTGAACAACGGCGAAGTCACCCTCAACGGAGTCACGGCCCTCGGCAGCGAATCGCTCGCGGCGGGCCAAACCCTGGTCTGGAATCGTCCACCCTGGATCGAACCGGACGCCCCCTGCCACTTCGAAGTCCTGTGGGAAGACCCCTACCTGTTGGCCGTCAACAAGCCCAGCGGGCTGCCTACCCTGCCCGGCGGCGGCTTCATGGAAAACACCCTGCTGCGCCTGGTGCAGAAGCAAAGCCCTACCGCCAACCCGGTCCACCGGTTAGGCCGAGCCACCAGCGGCATTGTCCTCTTCGCAAAGACGCCGCAAGCAGCCGCATATCTCAATGCAAACTGGAACACATCCAGGGTTCAGAAGATCTACCGGGCGCTGGCTCAAAACGCCGCACAGCAGGACGTCTACGAAATCCTCACGCCCATCGGCCTCGTGCCGCATCCGCGCATCGGTTCCGTGTGGGCGGCCAACCCAGGAGGCAAACCGTCAAAGTCATTGGCCAAGGTGATCGCCCGCACCGCCAGCGCCACGATGTTTGAGGTCACCCTGTACTCGGGCCGTCCCCATCAAATCAGGATCCATCTGGCCTCCATCGGCCATCCCCTGGTGGGTGATCCCCTGTACGGTCCCACCGGCCAGCCGCTGGAGAACCTCCCCGGCCTCCCCGGCGACGGAGGCTACTTCCTGCACGCCCAGTATCTGAACCTCCGCCACCCCATCAGCGGAGAACCAATCAATCTGGAGGCAGCCCTGCCGTCCGGGTTCTCATTGGATCAGTAG